In one Mucilaginibacter sp. PAMB04168 genomic region, the following are encoded:
- a CDS encoding head GIN domain-containing protein produces the protein MMKKFIYTAVAILFMIAGQQASAQKTTAQSRPVSSFDKVASAGPFQVQVVLDGTESVRVTGNEDVLQYIETVVEKETLQIRLKKDIKWDRNIGKVEVYVTAKSLNTLINSGSGSIKVDGTINTEHFKTVMSGSGSISTDIKTKDLHAVLSGSGFIKLSGSAQDASMVVTGSGQVLGKSLGTEKTSTVITGSGQVYVAADKHVSARITGSGQVIYTGNAEVESRSIGSGKVTKAN, from the coding sequence ATGATGAAAAAATTTATCTATACCGCAGTTGCTATCTTATTCATGATAGCCGGACAGCAGGCATCAGCACAAAAAACTACTGCACAAAGCCGGCCGGTAAGCAGCTTTGATAAGGTGGCTTCGGCGGGGCCGTTCCAGGTGCAGGTAGTATTGGATGGCACAGAAAGCGTGCGCGTTACTGGTAATGAAGATGTACTTCAATATATTGAAACTGTTGTGGAGAAAGAGACCTTACAAATTAGACTGAAAAAGGACATTAAATGGGACAGAAATATTGGCAAAGTTGAAGTTTATGTTACAGCCAAGAGTTTAAACACGCTTATTAACAGCGGATCGGGCAGCATTAAGGTTGATGGCACTATCAATACCGAACACTTCAAGACTGTAATGAGCGGCTCGGGCAGTATATCAACCGATATAAAAACTAAAGACCTGCATGCCGTATTAAGCGGCTCAGGCTTTATTAAACTGAGCGGCAGCGCCCAGGATGCCAGCATGGTTGTAACGGGATCGGGTCAGGTGCTGGGTAAATCATTAGGTACCGAAAAAACTTCGACCGTAATAACCGGATCGGGCCAGGTATATGTGGCGGCAGATAAACACGTAAGCGCTCGTATCACCGGATCGGGCCAGGTTATTTACACAGGCAATGCCGAAGTGGAAAGCCGCAGTATAGGATCGGGCAAGGTTACCAAAGCAAACTAA